In the genome of Drosophila yakuba strain Tai18E2 chromosome 3R, Prin_Dyak_Tai18E2_2.1, whole genome shotgun sequence, one region contains:
- the LOC26536051 gene encoding homeotic protein ocelliless, with translation MQPTYGSGSGCNSSSISGCHNGNNGSGGGICNQQINNYGNNSGSNHMSAGSFFGGANSNIHSSNGNSNTDYMTTPTTAYATPATAATATVNTTTMLSNYCDAATMMMAAAAVNANQCLQQHHQRMLLAGNSSSSSNSSSNNSSSNSNSNSIGAAAIPSSSSAGSLSSASSTPTATATATAIATATAAAAAIAPQQQQQQSPPNLIDISEVPLIVDVK, from the coding sequence ATGCAGCCAACATacggcagtggcagcggctgcaacagcagcagcatcagcggCTGCCACAACGGTAAcaacggcagcggcggcggcattTGCAATcagcagatcaacaactacggcaacaacagcggcagcaatcATATGAGTGCAGGCAGTTTCTTCGGCGgggccaacagcaacatccACAGCAGCAATGGCAATAGCAATACCGATTATATGACCACGCCAACCACCGCTTATGCGACACCAGCGacagcagccacagccacgGTGAACACCACAACGATGCTGTCTAATTACTGCGATGCCGCCACCATGATGATGGCCGCTGCTGCAGTCAATGCAAATCAGTGCCTGCAGCAACATCACCAGCGCATGTTGCTCGcgggcaacagcagcagcagcagcaacagcagcagcaacaacagcagcagcaacagcaacagcaacagcattgGTGCAGCAGCAATTCCCTCCTCATCCTCTGCTGGCTCACTGTCATCTGCCTCATCGACgccaacagcaactgcaactgcaactgcaattgcaacagcaactgcagcagcagcggcaatagccccgcagcaacaacagcagcaatcgCCGCCAAATTTAATCGATATCAGCGAAGTTCCTCTCATTGTGGATGTCAAGTAg